A stretch of the Clavibacter sp. B3I6 genome encodes the following:
- a CDS encoding transcriptional regulator produces the protein MAEAAFDELIHAPVRLRICGILRRVDQIDFTVLRDALGIADASLSKHLKALADAGYVSSRKASSAGRADRRQLTWLALTPAGRRAFDGHVAALTEIAGAVEDGARA, from the coding sequence GTGGCTGAGGCCGCGTTCGACGAGCTCATCCACGCGCCGGTCCGCCTGCGCATCTGCGGGATCCTCCGCCGCGTCGACCAGATCGACTTCACCGTGCTGCGGGACGCGCTCGGGATCGCCGACGCGAGCCTCAGCAAGCACCTGAAGGCGCTGGCGGACGCGGGGTACGTGTCGTCGCGGAAGGCGTCCTCGGCCGGGCGCGCGGACCGGCGGCAGCTGACGTGGCTGGCCCTCACCCCGGCCGGCCGCCGGGCCTTCGACGGCCACGTCGCCGCGCTGACGGAGATCGCGGGCGCCGTCGAGGACGGCGCCCGCGCCTGA
- a CDS encoding quinone oxidoreductase produces MSARIEVEGPGGPEVMTLTDGPVPDPGPGEVRIRVHAAGVNFIDTYRRSGVYPMAHPYVPGSEAAGVVEALGDGVTGVHVGDRVATAEASGTYAQHALVRAETLLPVPDGVDMETAAALPLQGLTAHYLATSSYPAGPGDRALVHAGAGGVGLLLTQLLRDRGVEVITTVSSEEKAALSRTAGATHVLGYGDVPVRVRELTEGRGVDVVYDGVGRDTFDGSLDSLRIRGTLVLFGGASGQVPPFDLQRLNSGGSLSVTRPTLAHFLLDAEERRWRAGELFAGVLDGSLDVRVGATYPLADAARAHEDLEARRTTGSIVLIP; encoded by the coding sequence TGACGGACGGGCCCGTGCCGGATCCCGGGCCGGGCGAGGTGCGGATCCGCGTGCACGCCGCGGGCGTCAACTTCATCGACACCTACCGCCGCAGCGGCGTCTACCCGATGGCGCACCCGTATGTGCCGGGGTCCGAGGCCGCGGGGGTCGTCGAGGCGCTCGGCGACGGCGTCACGGGCGTCCACGTCGGCGACCGCGTGGCGACGGCCGAGGCGTCCGGCACCTACGCGCAGCACGCGCTCGTCCGCGCGGAGACCCTGCTGCCCGTGCCCGACGGCGTCGACATGGAGACGGCCGCCGCGCTGCCGCTCCAGGGCCTCACCGCGCACTACCTCGCGACGAGCTCGTACCCGGCCGGCCCCGGGGATCGCGCGCTCGTGCACGCGGGCGCCGGCGGCGTGGGGCTCCTCCTCACGCAGCTGTTGCGCGACCGCGGCGTCGAGGTGATCACCACCGTCTCCAGCGAGGAGAAGGCCGCCCTCTCGCGCACGGCCGGCGCGACGCACGTGCTCGGCTACGGCGACGTCCCCGTGCGGGTGCGGGAGCTGACCGAGGGGCGCGGCGTCGACGTGGTCTACGACGGCGTCGGGCGCGACACGTTCGACGGCTCGCTCGACTCCCTGCGCATCCGCGGCACGCTCGTGCTCTTCGGCGGCGCGAGCGGGCAGGTCCCGCCGTTCGACCTGCAGCGCCTGAACTCCGGCGGATCCCTGTCCGTCACCCGCCCGACCCTCGCCCACTTCCTGCTCGACGCGGAGGAGCGGCGGTGGCGCGCGGGCGAGCTGTTCGCCGGGGTGCTCGACGGATCCCTCGACGTGCGCGTCGGCGCGACCTACCCGCTCGCGGACGCGGCCCGCGCGCACGAGGACCTGGAGGCCCGGCGCACGACGGGCTCCATCGTGCTCATCCCCTGA